In one window of Mobula hypostoma chromosome 1, sMobHyp1.1, whole genome shotgun sequence DNA:
- the LOC134346664 gene encoding uncharacterized protein LOC134346664 isoform X3: MTTYHGDYNTYHDPRDGITFNWKTEEEQKQEKATCIGCQHSPATLLDIKNFKYYGSTPSASYSLAEKLKEVDLVQTVKLPVAERHWCVKEVCSLTVSDHLSDFSCHCKILFDIGGEECYKYNSLVYWRTVGELPGLSHREVLASSRGVACLQPPGGDRVGAPLECRRRCGATSKLELVLTPPSMVAQQKTICIVFNCRLLQHTWSRGLGLYFFMWDFFTAVIYVL; this comes from the exons ATGACTACATATCATGGGGACTACAACACATATCACGATCCAAGGGAT GGTATTACTTTTAATTGGAAAACGGAAGAAGAACAAAAACAAGAAAAAGCAACGTGCATTGGGTGCCAGCATAGTCCAGCT accctgctggacattaaaaaCTTCAAGTACTAtgggtctaccccatcagcaagttactcgttggcagagaaactgaaggaggtggacttggtgcagaccgtgaagctgcctgtggcagagagacattggtgtgtgaaggaggtgtgcagtctaacagtgagtgatcatCTGAGTGACTTTTCTTGTCATTGCAAGATCCTGTTTGACATTGGTGGTGAAGAATGCTACAAGTacaattcattggtttattggcgAACAGTGGGAGAGCTGCCCGGCCTCAGTCATCGTGAGGTCTtggcctcaagccgtggtgtcGCCTGTTTGCAGCCGCCCGGGGGAGACAGAGTCGGTGCTCCACTGGAGTGCCGGAGGCGATGTGGTGCAACATCTAAGCTGGAGTTGGTCCTGACCCCCCCCTCCATGGTTGCTCAGCAGAAAACAAtatgtattgtgttcaactgcagactgctgcaacatacaTGGTCTCgaggacttggactatattttttcaTGTGGGACTTTTTTACTGCTGTCATATATGTGTTATAA
- the LOC134346664 gene encoding uncharacterized protein LOC134346664 isoform X1 codes for MDFSCPSIANVYTAGGQCMGTTEQLNNFEVHSNTPSNLCCVSTSAGPQKLVPLDAYGRPDINRWMTTYHGDYNTYHDPRDGITFNWKTEEEQKQEKATCIGCQHSPATLLDIKNFKYYGSTPSASYSLAEKLKEVDLVQTVKLPVAERHWCVKEVCSLTVSDHLSDFSCHCKILFDIGGEECYKYNSLVYWRTVGELPGLSHREVLASSRGVACLQPPGGDRVGAPLECRRRCGATSKLELVLTPPSMVAQQKTICIVFNCRLLQHTWSRGLGLYFFMWDFFTAVIYVL; via the exons AGGGCAATGTATGGGAACTACAGAACAATTGAATAACTTTGAAGTGCACTCAAATACTCCATCCAATTTATGCTGTGTCTCAACATCAGCTGGACCTCAAAAGCTGGTTCCATTAGATGCATATGGCAGACCAGACATCAATCGTTGGATGACTACATATCATGGGGACTACAACACATATCACGATCCAAGGGAT GGTATTACTTTTAATTGGAAAACGGAAGAAGAACAAAAACAAGAAAAAGCAACGTGCATTGGGTGCCAGCATAGTCCAGCT accctgctggacattaaaaaCTTCAAGTACTAtgggtctaccccatcagcaagttactcgttggcagagaaactgaaggaggtggacttggtgcagaccgtgaagctgcctgtggcagagagacattggtgtgtgaaggaggtgtgcagtctaacagtgagtgatcatCTGAGTGACTTTTCTTGTCATTGCAAGATCCTGTTTGACATTGGTGGTGAAGAATGCTACAAGTacaattcattggtttattggcgAACAGTGGGAGAGCTGCCCGGCCTCAGTCATCGTGAGGTCTtggcctcaagccgtggtgtcGCCTGTTTGCAGCCGCCCGGGGGAGACAGAGTCGGTGCTCCACTGGAGTGCCGGAGGCGATGTGGTGCAACATCTAAGCTGGAGTTGGTCCTGACCCCCCCCTCCATGGTTGCTCAGCAGAAAACAAtatgtattgtgttcaactgcagactgctgcaacatacaTGGTCTCgaggacttggactatattttttcaTGTGGGACTTTTTTACTGCTGTCATATATGTGTTATAA
- the LOC134346664 gene encoding uncharacterized protein LOC134346664 isoform X2: protein MGTTEQLNNFEVHSNTPSNLCCVSTSAGPQKLVPLDAYGRPDINRWMTTYHGDYNTYHDPRDGITFNWKTEEEQKQEKATCIGCQHSPATLLDIKNFKYYGSTPSASYSLAEKLKEVDLVQTVKLPVAERHWCVKEVCSLTVSDHLSDFSCHCKILFDIGGEECYKYNSLVYWRTVGELPGLSHREVLASSRGVACLQPPGGDRVGAPLECRRRCGATSKLELVLTPPSMVAQQKTICIVFNCRLLQHTWSRGLGLYFFMWDFFTAVIYVL, encoded by the exons ATGGGAACTACAGAACAATTGAATAACTTTGAAGTGCACTCAAATACTCCATCCAATTTATGCTGTGTCTCAACATCAGCTGGACCTCAAAAGCTGGTTCCATTAGATGCATATGGCAGACCAGACATCAATCGTTGGATGACTACATATCATGGGGACTACAACACATATCACGATCCAAGGGAT GGTATTACTTTTAATTGGAAAACGGAAGAAGAACAAAAACAAGAAAAAGCAACGTGCATTGGGTGCCAGCATAGTCCAGCT accctgctggacattaaaaaCTTCAAGTACTAtgggtctaccccatcagcaagttactcgttggcagagaaactgaaggaggtggacttggtgcagaccgtgaagctgcctgtggcagagagacattggtgtgtgaaggaggtgtgcagtctaacagtgagtgatcatCTGAGTGACTTTTCTTGTCATTGCAAGATCCTGTTTGACATTGGTGGTGAAGAATGCTACAAGTacaattcattggtttattggcgAACAGTGGGAGAGCTGCCCGGCCTCAGTCATCGTGAGGTCTtggcctcaagccgtggtgtcGCCTGTTTGCAGCCGCCCGGGGGAGACAGAGTCGGTGCTCCACTGGAGTGCCGGAGGCGATGTGGTGCAACATCTAAGCTGGAGTTGGTCCTGACCCCCCCCTCCATGGTTGCTCAGCAGAAAACAAtatgtattgtgttcaactgcagactgctgcaacatacaTGGTCTCgaggacttggactatattttttcaTGTGGGACTTTTTTACTGCTGTCATATATGTGTTATAA
- the LOC134346664 gene encoding uncharacterized protein LOC134346664 isoform X4, producing MDFSCPSIANVYTAGGQCMGTTEQLNNFEVHSNTPSNLCCVSTSAGPQKLVPLDAYGRPDINRWMTTYHGDYNTYHDPRDGITFNWKTEEEQKQEKATCIGCQHSPATPIVPPLGTIELCGGKITVSEDYARKIEELNCKVSPYSNLQLSSETPKRIPKDVYGEPDTYRWKTEYDSSYNINPDGTWK from the exons AGGGCAATGTATGGGAACTACAGAACAATTGAATAACTTTGAAGTGCACTCAAATACTCCATCCAATTTATGCTGTGTCTCAACATCAGCTGGACCTCAAAAGCTGGTTCCATTAGATGCATATGGCAGACCAGACATCAATCGTTGGATGACTACATATCATGGGGACTACAACACATATCACGATCCAAGGGAT GGTATTACTTTTAATTGGAAAACGGAAGAAGAACAAAAACAAGAAAAAGCAACGTGCATTGGGTGCCAGCATAGTCCAGCT ACTCCTATAGTGCCACCCCTAGGGACCATTGAACTTTGTGGAGGTAAAATTACTGTCAG TGAAGATTATGCAAGAAAAATTGAAGAATTAAATTGTAAAGTTAGCCCTTACAGTAATTTGCAACTATCAAGTGAGACACCTAAAAGAATTCCTAAAGATGTATATGGGGAACCCGATACTTATCGCTGGAAGACAGAATATGATTCATCATACAACATTAACCCAGAC GGCACTTGGAAATAA
- the LOC134346664 gene encoding uncharacterized protein LOC134346664 isoform X5, with product MDFSCPSIANVYTAGGQCMGTTEQLNNFEVHSNTPSNLCCVSTSAGPQKLVPLDAYGRPDINRWMTTYHGDYNTYHDPRDGITFNWKTEEEQKQEKATCIGCQHSPATPIVPPLGTIELCGGKITVSPYSNLQLSSETPKRIPKDVYGEPDTYRWKTEYDSSYNINPDVSKN from the exons AGGGCAATGTATGGGAACTACAGAACAATTGAATAACTTTGAAGTGCACTCAAATACTCCATCCAATTTATGCTGTGTCTCAACATCAGCTGGACCTCAAAAGCTGGTTCCATTAGATGCATATGGCAGACCAGACATCAATCGTTGGATGACTACATATCATGGGGACTACAACACATATCACGATCCAAGGGAT GGTATTACTTTTAATTGGAAAACGGAAGAAGAACAAAAACAAGAAAAAGCAACGTGCATTGGGTGCCAGCATAGTCCAGCT ACTCCTATAGTGCCACCCCTAGGGACCATTGAACTTTGTGGAGGTAAAATTACTGTCAG CCCTTACAGTAATTTGCAACTATCAAGTGAGACACCTAAAAGAATTCCTAAAGATGTATATGGGGAACCCGATACTTATCGCTGGAAGACAGAATATGATTCATCATACAACATTAACCCAGACGTAAGTAAGAACTAG